TTCTGAGGAATCATGGGTAATAGTAGAATTATCTAGAAGCAGTCCGTCTGGTGTTAATTCAATGTTTTCGTTAGTTTGCAAAGGATGCTGGGATACGGGTGGGCGTTTTTCTTCAAGCTCCTCAGGCAACTCAAGCGTTTGGTTGTTCTCATTAAGAGCCGATTCCTCTGGGGTATTCCTTCTGATGTTTTTCAGAAGATCCAGATTCCTGTGCTCTTCCTGTGAGGTGTTTTGCATTTGGCTGTCAGTCACAGAAAGCTCCGCCCCATTTTCTGGATGATCTGTGTTTAATTCATCAGAAAGGTTGGTGTTTAGGCCTCGTTCTGATGTCTGCGTGTGGTTTCCGTCGGCTTCTGTCCTCACGCTGATCTCCAATGTGAGCCTGCGCTCATGCCACTCGTTCAGGTTTGGGTCGCTGCTGCGGCGGTTCGGGGTCAAACCCTCACAGGACGTGGGCAGGTCGTCGTATGAGCGTGTCTTTGGTAACCTGAAAAaccattgaccaaaaaaaaatactgtaaatcacACAATTCATAATCAGAGAATGATCGTGTTTACATGCACTAGAATGATCCAATATTAATGCAAATGTGGTCATTTTTagcataaatattgtgtaaaattttACGTAAGCATTTTATGTTAGCATTTCTGtagctattattatatatttattatagttaactaaagctaaaaccataaaacatgttgttacttgaaataaaataactataacttgactaaaattaaaatataaaaagcttttttttattatttcaggtttttgcctggaaaaaaaaaaaatttaaaaattattatagtttactttgatttgtgtgttttgtttaaagaaatttaattttgttatgtttttattttaagttaaaaatattaagttaaaatgaaaatggaaaatatacaaataaaaaataattttaaatatcaacGAAATTGGGTTTATTTCCAaaaggaatgcatgaactgacaaaaatataaactttaaaatcaGGGTtagctaaaaactaaaacaaaaaataaaaccctaaaaaaaaatcatattttttactaaaaggaaaataaacaaactgaaataaaaaacgaatataactaaaatttaaactgaaataaaaattatatagacatataaaaatacagtaaagaaaatgacaaaaatgcaatgaaattactaaaactaaataatattaaaatggaaaaaaaacaaggcTGTTAATCAAATGATGTGCCGCTTATTTAATTCCACATCAATTTTGGCAATCACCTCAAAACAAagtttacaaattacaaaaaaaaagcagctgtaaagagaaatattttgattcaataatgcataaatgataataaatgagtattgagttaaaaaatgtatattgaaatgatactaaaataactgccttaaatgcaattttaagttattttgaataatgcataaataagtaTGCATCATGTGACCACATTACCCCGATGCATGTGAACATGGTTCATGAAGAAAATGTGTTTGGAATAGGAAAcgcagcacacacaaacacatgcgtCACGTCTCATTTACCTGCTCACAGGTGTGTCCTCGGGCGAGGCTGAGGGGGCGGAGTGTGGCACACATGACTCGTCAGAAGGTGTGGAGGGGGCGGAGTTAGGCAGGTAGATGGCACTCCACAGCATCAGATTCCTCACGTGACACACCGGGTGCAAAACCTGACGAAGACGGAGAGATTCAAAACCTGGTGAGCTGCTTAGACAGACACCACAGCATTTAAAGTGGTCTTTTGATCCTCTAGGTAGGTCAatactagcattcaaaagtttgaggtcaacaatatgttttcatgtttttgaaagaagtctcaaccaggctgcatttatatgatcacaaatacagtaaaaatttggaaatattattatgatttaaaacagctgttttctatgtgaatctctgttaaagtgtaatttatttctgtgatgtgcagctgtattttcagcatcattactccagtcttcagtgtcacatgatcttcagaaatcattctaatatgatgatttgctgctcaagaaacattattattattatcaatgttgaaaatacacGTGCTGTGGTGTTATTTTACTAACATTAAGagactgttatagtttttattaattttttgaatcagtttttatttttatattttaattttacatttaatataatttccatttttattgtagttaaagttttagtaattttgctgcaTGCTTTAGTAAtcgcttttataatttttttgttgtttacacacacacacacacacacacaattttacacattgtagtttatgtttttatatatatatatacacacatgtgtgtgtgtctatgaagtttttattaatttttatttaaatttttgttattttagcacaccaagtttaaattaaaataagaaatgttggcaAATGTTTGGTGTtagctgaatgtttttttttattatttgttgttttttttttttagtagaaactTTTTCTAGTTTTAGATAACCATAATAAccctgtttttagttttatttttctgttttttttaattgtattttaatttttttttttttttttttttagtatgaggggttttttttttttttattgtttttgaatttttgattttttttttgtttttttttttttttgttttttttttaatgcctatgcattttatttacttttgatttcagtacttcaatttaagctaaaaaaaatctaagcatCATCTTTGCAACTAGCAGATAAATTAAGTTTAAGACTAAggtttttatatactttttaaaggtCATAacaaagaacattctgtgaaaatgtaacctttatatctttaatatgGACTGAGTAGGGtaatgtcaaagattgaaatcatagtgaaatgaatgactgaaatcaaactttgatgcttgatatctcataattagattttgagactttatcctggatttcacagagagggACACATGTATATTTGATaacagagagcagcagcagacATGATTTCAGAGGTTGTGGTACCGTCTCGGAGCGCGGCGAGTACAGGATGTTGTGGAAGGAAGTGTTGGCGGGCCGCAGCAGAGACCAAACGGAGCATGTCTTCTCCTGAACGCGCCGCTCCTCGCGCTCCTTCACGCTGTTACACAGGAACGTCCCAAACAGACACGAGTACGTGTGCTGCACTA
The genomic region above belongs to Cyprinus carpio isolate SPL01 unplaced genomic scaffold, ASM1834038v1 S000000780, whole genome shotgun sequence and contains:
- the LOC122143105 gene encoding myotubularin-related protein 3-like gives rise to the protein GSSVNCCCIWSGQGFQVLVETEWLDYGHKFAERCGQGENADDLNERCPVFLQWLDCVHQLQRQFPCSFQFNEAFLVKLVQHTYSCLFGTFLCNSVKEREERRVQEKTCSVWSLLRPANTSFHNILYSPRSETVLHPVCHVRNLMLWSAIYLPNSAPSTPSDESCVPHSAPSASPEDTPVSRLPKTRSYDDLPTSCEGLTPNRRSSDPNLNEWHERRLTLEISVRTEADGNHTQTSERGLNTNLSDELNTDHPENGAELSVTDSQMQNTSQEEHRNLDLLKNIRRNTPEESALNENNQTLELPEELEEKRPPVSQHPLQTNENIELTPDGLLLDNSTITHDSSECSSQSSMESSSSPNHTTLNGVCSPSQHPLFPSSDRDSGSQMSAAGDASPTSPHKHPLGVSGHLSALGHLDKDGLSLHSDAVQVRLRQMEAGHQLQVETLKKQVQELWSRLHVNRKLVRNKHTLRFVICVIARVEFNAVKIIILFN